The Helianthus annuus cultivar XRQ/B chromosome 11, HanXRQr2.0-SUNRISE, whole genome shotgun sequence region CTGGCTACTGTTTTCACACTACTTTACTTCACCTCTACGACTGTTTGACCTTCGAACCCTTTAACCCTTTGAGCACTCAGGTATTTTAGTCCTTTTATAttgtcttgggctacccccgtcatcagatGTGGACAGTGAGGGATGGAAGGCAATGTTGGGCGGTTGTCGGTGAATGCAAACGAGGTGTTGGGTGGCTGTCGGTGGACTTGAGGTTGTCAAGGGTGAAGGTGCGGTGCGGTGGtagtggtggttggtggtggggTAGAGAGAGAGGTACAAAAGaaaggtttttttatatatatatacatacattttgtattaaatttttaaatttaattttgttttatctATTAAAATATCTTTAAAGTAAAAAGACTAAACTACCAAAAATAAAATAGAGTGTAGCGTAAAAAACATGACATGTAAGAGTTTAAAAACATaaagtacgttttctgtaatttttaaagataaaaaacataCCTTACAACCAGGTATAAACATAAAGAAAAATTTATGTAATTTACTCTACAAACTACAAGAGTAATTATCGAATTTGTATGCACAAATATTTGTACCTTTGTAGCTTAATTAGATTATACATATTTTATATTTTGTGcacttttattatatatttttatactaTACTATTATAcgtattaaataaattatttattaaacatCAATTATTATAACTAACAAAAATACATCATGACATAATGCATACGTCATACAACAGAAATTTGAAGAACCCGCGTAATTTTTCTCTTTCACAAACAACCCCGAAAAAAATTCACCCTCTTTTATTCTtccaacaattttttttttctgttcaCAAAGATGATATATATTCCACCCTCAATTTTTAAAATCTAATTGAAATTCATATTTTTCTCATATCACCATTATCATTAGAAATATGAATTTCATGAAGGCATGATCAGCCAccatttgatgtttttacattttGGTTTTTGAAATTTTGTTGAAGGGGTTTTGGAGAAGAGAAAATGGGGCAGAAATCCTTAATCTACAGCTTCGTGGCGAGAGGGACGGTGATCCTGGCCGAGTATACCGAGTTCAAGGGGAATTTCACCACCGTTGCGGCCCAATGCCTTCAAAAACTTCCTGAAAACAACAATCGGTTCACGTATAGTTGCGATGGCCATACGTTTAACTACCTCATGGATAATGGATATAGTgagttgtttttttatttttttagttttttttttattttgacatTTTGTTGCGTTTGTGATGTCTTTTTTGGGCGCGCTTTGGTTTTGACGTAAAATTTGGGGATTTTAGTTAGACGAAAAATATGTGGCCATCGACCTgcgttttttttaattatatatgaAATATATATTATGGTTTTTTGACTGAGCCAGAGATTTTTGAACGTTAACCCGAAGATTTTTGAACTTAGAAAAGATCAACTGATACACGCTGCGtttgaaaaataaaatgaaaagccaaaagaaaaagaaaattttgaaCGTCATGATTGCCTCCAAAACCTCATTGTAGAAAATTCGGACGTTGAGTTAAGAGACACCTGAACACCAAAAAAACCGACCGGTGGTGTTGAAACAATGATTAACACCAAAGGGTAACCAAGAGGGTCGTTTcacttatggggttcaacctcttctcttgcTCGTGTCAAAGGCccgagatctgcaaaacagtaaacaccgttagtctcgttaagaggggaaaagggggttttccctcttaaccaggctccggcgtgagaataagtactgctctgagatgaataaaacagtgtgtgtatagagtgagtaaagagagccaagatccttaacctgaatgatgaagggtcctatttatagccggatggtgaagaaggaggaagcagctgtgccagctatgggtgtgcgccagctgtccgaccaaggggaatatcctcttggtctgctctgtcgcgaagggtgtagtggtacacgtggcgtccttcTATTCGCTTacgctggatacctcgtactggTTGCGTCAGACTTGCTCCCTGggttgtcgcaggcctatgtggccttctctcaatggtgacacgtgttgtcctttatgttggaCGAAGCATCTTTGATGCCAGCTATGGACCGCCTAGACAtcttctggaagcttctagaaggtcttggtgacatggatgccttgtgtgcacaaaaagtggtgtggtccctgccatgtaggcagggaattgggaccatacctcttcaggtGGGAAAAAAGTTGTGGGCCCGTCTTTGTGTATAGCAACTCAACAATATAGAGTTAGAGATGAATTAGAATCATGGATGGAGAATGTTTGAGATTTAATAATAAGTAATAACCTAGACATCTCCAAAAACATGTTAAATATTATTGGGTTCAAAATCATGTGTTAATTTTTTAACATTTGATTGTATGGATTGGAATTTTAACCCATATTTCAAGATATGTGTTAATGTGGGTAATTTTTGGTTGTTTAATGGGTTCATTTGGGAAAATTCATGTTACTCAATGGGTCAAACATGTCACTTGTAGCGGATGCAGGATTTTATTCTAATGGGTTCCTTTTGCTAAATTCCCTTTAATTCTCACTAAATTTTTCTAAATTCTACAAagttctcactatttttttcctgtttttCCAAACGCactgggttcctgggaacccacaAATGTGGGACGGATCCGCCCCTGCTTGTATAGTTTTATAAAACTTGTTAACttataatgggtcaaaatgggcaCCACCCACCATTGTCACTAGTTGTCACAAAAACAAATATGGCAGATGAACCcattttggtattttttttttcctaaaGCGACCAGTTTCAACCTAAGCCTGTTTTGACCGGAACCCATCTCGACCCGATACATGCTAACCTGATGATTACTAAAGATATATTTTACAAAATTCCATAAGTTTTGGATTTTATATGGTACTTCAGATTTTGGAAAATACTAAAGATATATTTTACAAAGGGCTATTTTGATAATTAGATTGGTCAAATTGGTTATTTGGGTGATTTTACCTAATAAAACACATTCATTATTGTTcagattataaaaaaaaaatctctaCCAAGGACAAaatacagaaaaaaaaaacaataataaacgAAGACATGTACACTTAGTCACCTAACATTCTTTGTTGTATTCTTTTGGGACTAACCGAATCATATAATGTGTGCTTATGCATTTACATCATCGCAATCTGTTGGCTGTTGCAGCGTTCTGCATTGTTGCAGTCGATTCTGTTGCTAAGCAACTTCCAATGGCGTTCTTGGAACGTACCAAAGACGAGTTCAATAAGAAATATGCAGGAGGCAAAGCTTCAACTGCTGCTGCCAAGAGCCTGAGCAAATCATTCGGGTACCTAACTATCCACCATTCAACGATAGAGAAATTTGTTTTCGCATATcataagtttactaatatttattaTAAAATACATGAATATCAATATAAACAAAAAATACATGTTCAAATAGTAAAGTATTTCAAAAACTGATACTCATTCCTTGAAAAATGATACTCATTCTTTatattctttaatatgatagacGTAGGatttatgtttaatttttttaagtcaaactcggcccaaGTTGACCAACTAGATCTGATTCTGGCCGAGGTTGACCGTGTTTaatcgattccgagtaattaggcggagttgaaGAAAATCGCCTCGGCAACCTAACTTGTTTTACAACATTGGTTGGATGGATTTTAGGCCAAAGATGAAGGAACAGATGAAATGGTGTATGACTCATCCTGAGGAGATCGACAAGGTTGCTAAGGTGAAGGCACAGGTTGATGAAGTCAAGGGAGTTATGATGGACAACATCGAGAAGGTATTATTCGACAAAAATATCAATGTTTAAGTTAGACTTCTACTAGGGTTGCATTTGCATACATAACATATGCTAAAGCCTGGCAAAAGTCAGGTAACATGTCAAAATGGGTGCGGGTCAAACTGGATATGGGTTGTTTTTTCCGGTCTTAGTGAATATGTCAATTTTGGTTTAGAACAAAATAGACTCTAGTAGAAACGTgttattttagaaaaataaaattaagatGGCTGACACTGCTATATTTGTTTTATGGCGGCTAGTGGCAACGGGGGGCAAAAGTGGTGGCAGGTGGGGCCGGTTCATTTGGACCCACTATAATTTAGCTAGTAAGAgtgacccattttgacccgtaAATTAATTTAAAGTAAACCAAATCAACCCATTTAGCAAACGAAAATTACCCAAATCAAccaatttcttgaaaaatgggTCATGACTGTCGGGTGTACGTATGCTTTAGTTTTATTTTGGTGTAACAACGTAAAATTTTATGTGTACGCGACGGTTCATTTTTTGCTCACTTACTCTAACTAAATACTTCACTACAAAATATGACGCGCGCAGGTTCTTGATCGTGGAGAGAAGATTGAACTATTGGTCGATAAAACTGACAACCTTCGCAACCAGGTTTGTTATTTGCGTAACTAGAATGCTTTCAACGATGATATAGTTGACTGGTTGGATTCATAGTTATACAAGATTTAAGATTAAATTTTTTTCAATAATTGGTTTCTTGTTTTAGGCAAATGATTTCAAGAAACAAGGAACCAAGATGAAAAGGAAGATGTGGATTCAGAATATGAAGATCAAACTTGTCGTGTTTAGCATCGTACTCGTTTTGATTATGTTGGTGGTTCTCTCAATCTGCAACAACATAAGGTGCTTTTGAAGGTCACCAAATACTCCCTATTCTGCAAGGCTTAACCAGAAGTGTATTCTACATTGACTACCTTTGTTTACATTCTTCTCCTGCTTGTCTTTTAGGAGGTAGGAGTTTTTTTGGGCATTTTTCATGCTTGATGTACATGTTGTAATATCATAATTTTTTTGGGCATTTTTCATGCTTGATGTACATGTTGTAATATTATAATGACTTATTAAATTAATTATGAAATAAATCTAAGAGCATTTGTGCAATGTTGGATAaaataccaccaccaccaccaccaccaatagcaaagctaaggtagggtctgaggagggtaagatgtagacagccttacctctaccccgtaggaatagagaggctccttctagtgagacccccgactcgatcTATTGACAAGGTGCATTTGGCTATTTAATTTTTAGTTGGGTCCCACTTTTTATAATAAAGGTTACATTTTGCAAGCGAAGGGCCCGCGCCCGCCCTTATATGCCCATTTTTGTCCTTCCACATGGAAGAATGTCCAATTTGTTTGTTCAAAGAGGATCAAAGCGCTAAGGCTTATGTCATGATTGCGAGTTGCGACACCTTAGGCAAATCCCATATCATCTCATCAACAGGAAAAATAAGAGTCATAAGAAACGCCCAGTCTAAAATAATACCAACTCATATTGGGTGCATTAATCGTGCATGAAAAGTGCACTCAATAGTTAAACACACATGAGTTGGAGTAATTTCATGATAGTGACCTCTTAGGAAATCTCTACCCGGGAAACAAAAAACAAAACTGTAAGCTCCTTATAGGAAAaacattaacaaacaatattgATCGGTATGAGGGTCAGATGTCATATTAACAAAGATGATAAACGTCACGTTTGTCTTCACTACGCATTGCGG contains the following coding sequences:
- the LOC110890717 gene encoding putative vesicle-associated membrane protein 726, whose translation is MGQKSLIYSFVARGTVILAEYTEFKGNFTTVAAQCLQKLPENNNRFTYSCDGHTFNYLMDNGYTFCIVAVDSVAKQLPMAFLERTKDEFNKKYAGGKASTAAAKSLSKSFGPKMKEQMKWCMTHPEEIDKVAKVKAQVDEVKGVMMDNIEKVLDRGEKIELLVDKTDNLRNQANDFKKQGTKMKRKMWIQNMKIKLVVFSIVLVLIMLVVLSICNNIRCF